A genomic stretch from Flavobacterium humidisoli includes:
- a CDS encoding RNA polymerase sigma factor: MLEAANHSEKLLVSELKKGNEKAFRQLFDMYRQDIYGYSVSLLKSKEAAEENVQDVFMKVWLNRESLNVDQSFKAYIFTIARNQAFNVLNKAANEILLKEAVFYESQKSHEYGDYAVREADCKKLRKQAIKQLPPKRRQIFKMSRKKGMSYEEISEELGISINTVRNQMSKALESMRGFFQLHDEII; the protein is encoded by the coding sequence TTGTTAGAAGCGGCCAACCATAGTGAAAAATTATTGGTAAGTGAACTCAAAAAAGGAAACGAAAAAGCCTTTCGCCAACTTTTTGATATGTACCGCCAAGATATTTATGGATACAGCGTTAGTCTTCTTAAATCAAAAGAAGCTGCTGAGGAAAATGTTCAGGATGTTTTTATGAAAGTCTGGCTCAATCGCGAAAGTTTGAATGTAGATCAATCTTTTAAAGCCTACATTTTTACCATTGCCAGAAATCAGGCTTTCAATGTTTTGAATAAGGCTGCGAATGAAATTTTATTGAAAGAAGCCGTTTTCTACGAAAGTCAGAAATCACATGAATACGGAGATTATGCGGTTCGGGAAGCCGATTGCAAAAAACTTCGAAAACAAGCTATAAAACAGCTCCCGCCCAAACGACGGCAGATTTTCAAAATGTCGCGAAAGAAAGGAATGAGCTATGAAGAAATAAGCGAGGAACTCGGAATCTCGATAAACACAGTCCGGAACCAAATGAGTAAAGCGCTCGAATCGATGCGCGGTTTTTTTCAACTTCACGATGAAATTATCTAA
- a CDS encoding YraN family protein, whose amino-acid sequence MAEHNDLGKLGEDLAAAHLEENGYSIIERNFVIQKAEIDIIAQKGNVLAIVEVKTRSSLDFGSPQDFVKSKKIQLLIKAVNAYINDREKDFQEDLEIRFDIVAVHKNGESFAIEHLTDAFYHF is encoded by the coding sequence TTAGGAGAAGATCTAGCTGCAGCACATCTTGAAGAAAATGGATATTCAATTATAGAACGAAACTTTGTTATACAAAAGGCAGAAATAGATATAATTGCACAAAAAGGTAATGTTTTGGCAATTGTTGAAGTTAAAACTCGTTCAAGTTTAGATTTTGGTTCTCCGCAAGATTTTGTGAAGTCCAAAAAAATTCAATTACTCATTAAGGCAGTAAATGCCTACATAAACGATAGGGAAAAGGATTTTCAGGAAGATTTAGAAATCCGTTTTGACATCGTTGCCGTCCATAAAAACGGGGAATCATTTGCAATTGAACATCTTACCGACGCTTTTTATCACTTTTAA